A stretch of the Planktothricoides raciborskii GIHE-MW2 genome encodes the following:
- a CDS encoding heme oxygenase (biliverdin-producing), protein MSSNLATKLREGTKKSHTMAENVGFIKCFLKGVVEKNSYRKLVANLYFVYSAMEEEMEKQKAHPIVSQIYFPELNRKGSLEQDLSYYFGSNWRDEVVLSPAGETYVQRIREISATAPELLVAHSYTRYLGDLSGGQILKKIAQNAMNLSEGQGTAFYEFADIADEKEFKNKYRQAMNDLPVDEASANRIVDEANDAFGMNMKMFNELEGNLIKAIGVMLFNSVTRRRTRGSTDLATAEVANT, encoded by the coding sequence ATGAGCAGTAATCTAGCGACTAAATTGCGTGAGGGAACCAAGAAGTCTCACACGATGGCCGAAAACGTTGGTTTTATCAAGTGCTTTTTAAAGGGCGTTGTAGAAAAAAATTCTTACCGCAAGTTAGTCGCCAACCTCTACTTTGTCTATTCGGCAATGGAAGAGGAGATGGAGAAACAGAAAGCACATCCAATTGTTTCTCAGATTTACTTCCCTGAACTGAACCGAAAAGGCAGTTTAGAGCAAGATTTGAGCTACTACTTTGGTAGTAACTGGCGCGATGAAGTGGTACTGTCTCCTGCCGGTGAAACTTATGTGCAAAGAATTAGAGAAATCTCTGCAACCGCACCAGAACTCTTGGTCGCCCATTCCTATACTCGGTATTTGGGTGATCTCTCTGGGGGTCAAATTCTCAAGAAAATTGCTCAAAATGCCATGAACCTGTCGGAAGGACAAGGGACCGCTTTCTATGAGTTTGCGGATATTGCGGATGAAAAGGAATTTAAGAATAAGTATCGTCAGGCGATGAACGACCTCCCGGTTGATGAAGCCAGCGCCAATCGGATTGTAGATGAAGCTAACGATGCTTTTGGCATGAACATGAAGATGTTTAATGAACTCGAAGGTAATCTGATTAAGGCGATCGGTGTGATGCTGTTTAATAGTGTGACTCGACGACGCACTCGTGGCAGCACAGACTTGGCTACCGCTGAAGTGGCCAACACCTAG
- a CDS encoding glycosyl hydrolase family 28-related protein: MIPNLKQKLKTLKRQERKFLQVVSLVGFSLSLIWLIYTLFSYVNGTPSPPLPSPEMVGKNYPVSALETSVIQSVIQSENNSENMVQNQGCGSPKGGSKDNPIATQYGQNTYPWTNQIKWNCVYNIQDFYGANMSDRLSAAIAAAAGGGVIYFPAGTYEFNDHIYLTDGVVLRGETPKVTDAKSDNYDPPSKLVFPQYQPRLSGNGTPNDTAFKKILTRQSDQDSNLGLVNLDINRAVISIVGNSETGTNKNLLVFGIKSNNVAAPDPQVPDVSFQAPWMRFSDRFATNIKLQAKENILVANNRINDKPTDTYDQPGYQIQSRDQKSTIALEDGRQVPFSYTDHYGIVVNRSKPGGFQLAATPDSEPGLFRKGIVIRDNWVYHTMRVGIQASGDGLVIQDNQIKDNPRKQAWVHPTGLREPRGADTFENRAIDWSGWNVKIQGNQYEVYQHRIQDSKYFSTDGEGILIQECCGGTTVNGAEIKNNRGKGYIGLYKTQEIKNVTIQGNEVLHSPTNNTPLIYLMADTNNRPYSMGDVTVENNTVQGSIFLKASAGGSRNVVQNNQGSNQGAIEVSCHVQVTGNQGFAAKPCWR, from the coding sequence ATGATTCCTAATTTAAAGCAAAAACTGAAAACCCTGAAACGCCAAGAACGCAAATTTTTACAAGTTGTTTCTCTGGTGGGTTTTAGTTTGTCTTTGATTTGGTTAATTTATACGCTTTTTTCCTATGTAAATGGTACGCCATCACCGCCATTGCCTAGCCCGGAAATGGTGGGAAAAAATTATCCTGTTTCTGCGTTAGAAACATCGGTGATTCAGTCGGTAATTCAGTCAGAAAATAATTCTGAAAATATGGTTCAAAATCAGGGATGTGGCAGTCCCAAGGGCGGGTCAAAGGATAATCCGATCGCTACTCAATATGGCCAAAATACTTATCCTTGGACTAACCAAATTAAATGGAATTGTGTCTATAATATTCAAGATTTTTATGGGGCAAATATGAGCGATCGCTTATCGGCGGCGATCGCGGCGGCGGCTGGAGGAGGGGTGATTTATTTTCCTGCGGGAACTTATGAATTTAACGATCATATTTATCTCACTGATGGCGTAGTTTTACGGGGAGAAACCCCAAAGGTGACTGATGCTAAATCTGATAATTATGACCCACCGAGTAAATTAGTCTTTCCTCAATATCAACCCAGATTATCTGGCAATGGCACCCCCAACGATACGGCTTTTAAAAAAATCTTAACCCGTCAGAGCGATCAAGATAGTAATTTAGGCTTAGTCAATCTAGATATTAATCGGGCAGTGATTTCTATTGTCGGGAATTCTGAGACAGGAACTAATAAAAACTTACTCGTTTTTGGCATTAAAAGCAACAATGTAGCAGCCCCAGACCCCCAGGTGCCAGATGTATCGTTTCAAGCCCCTTGGATGCGGTTTAGCGATCGCTTTGCCACGAATATTAAACTGCAAGCCAAAGAAAATATTTTAGTTGCCAATAATCGGATTAATGATAAGCCAACGGATACTTACGACCAGCCCGGATATCAAATCCAATCGCGAGATCAAAAATCAACGATCGCATTAGAAGATGGCCGCCAAGTTCCCTTTAGCTATACTGACCACTATGGTATTGTAGTGAATCGGTCAAAACCTGGGGGATTTCAATTAGCGGCCACCCCGGATAGTGAACCGGGACTATTTAGAAAAGGTATTGTCATTCGGGATAATTGGGTTTATCACACCATGCGAGTGGGGATTCAAGCATCTGGAGATGGTTTAGTAATTCAAGATAATCAAATTAAAGATAATCCCCGAAAACAAGCTTGGGTACATCCCACCGGACTGCGAGAACCCAGAGGCGCCGATACTTTTGAAAATCGGGCTATTGACTGGTCTGGTTGGAATGTCAAAATTCAGGGCAATCAATATGAAGTGTATCAGCATAGAATCCAGGATTCTAAATATTTTAGTACCGACGGGGAAGGGATTCTGATTCAAGAATGTTGTGGGGGCACCACCGTCAATGGTGCAGAGATTAAAAATAATCGGGGCAAGGGTTATATTGGCTTGTACAAAACTCAAGAGATTAAAAATGTGACCATTCAAGGAAATGAAGTGTTGCATAGTCCCACGAATAATACCCCGCTGATTTATCTTATGGCGGATACGAACAATCGCCCCTATTCTATGGGAGATGTCACCGTAGAAAATAATACCGTTCAGGGCAGTATTTTCCTCAAAGCTAGTGCCGGAGGATCCAGGAACGTGGTGCAAAATAATCAAGGAAGTAATCAGGGGGCGATCGAGGTTTCTTGCCATGTGCAAGTAACCGGAAACCAAGGCTTTGCAGCCAAACCTTGTTGGCGGTGA
- a CDS encoding geranyl diphosphate 2-C-methyltransferase: MPQNITADNVLRNEYQKSVANYWNQEKNPVNLLLGDVDGYYHHHYGIGDVDWSVLEAPEGERDDRIIRELHRLEHAQAAFLLDHLGDVKPDDRVMDGGSGRGGTSFMVNERFGCQVDGVSISESQVEFANDQAAQRGVTEKVKFHFRNMLDTGFETGAMRSIWTNETTMYVDLFKLFAEFARLLQDGGRYACITGCYNDVTGGRSRAVSQIDAHYICNIHPRSQYFKALAANNLVPITVTDLTPLTIPYWELRAKSSLVTGVEDYFLTAYKEGSFHYLLIVADRIIR; encoded by the coding sequence ATGCCCCAAAATATCACTGCCGACAATGTTTTGCGTAACGAATATCAAAAGTCGGTTGCCAACTATTGGAACCAAGAAAAAAATCCCGTTAATCTGCTGCTAGGCGACGTTGACGGCTATTACCACCACCACTACGGGATCGGCGATGTCGATTGGTCGGTGTTGGAGGCCCCCGAAGGTGAGCGCGACGATCGGATTATTCGCGAGTTGCACCGGCTCGAACACGCCCAGGCTGCGTTCCTGCTCGATCATCTGGGCGACGTCAAGCCTGATGACCGCGTGATGGACGGCGGTTCCGGTCGCGGCGGCACCAGCTTCATGGTCAATGAACGCTTTGGTTGTCAGGTCGATGGAGTGTCAATCTCAGAATCTCAGGTCGAGTTTGCCAACGACCAGGCGGCGCAGCGCGGCGTGACCGAAAAGGTCAAGTTCCACTTTCGCAATATGCTGGATACAGGCTTCGAGACGGGAGCCATGCGTAGCATTTGGACGAATGAGACCACCATGTATGTAGATTTGTTCAAGCTGTTCGCCGAGTTTGCACGCCTGTTGCAGGATGGTGGTCGCTACGCCTGCATCACGGGTTGCTACAACGACGTTACGGGGGGGCGCTCGCGGGCGGTCAGCCAAATCGATGCCCATTACATCTGTAACATCCATCCGCGCAGTCAATATTTCAAGGCACTGGCAGCGAACAACCTCGTCCCGATTACCGTCACCGACCTGACTCCCCTAACGATTCCCTACTGGGAACTGCGGGCCAAGTCTTCGCTCGTCACCGGGGTCGAGGATTACTTCCTTACGGCATACAAAGAGGGCAGCTTCCACTACCTGCTCATCGTCGCCGATCGGATCATTCGCTAA
- a CDS encoding family 2 encapsulin nanocompartment cargo protein terpene cyclase encodes MKDTNLDNTSTPFLFGPTGLGTSAARFVSELAKAARAGNLEPRLPQADLAPAGDLDPAYAERAWGDGTASPLYCPITERFNEPLADEVDDRLAAWALECGFDEDEVEKIRKVRFGRLVMLAHPDCDDPDRLLIGAKLNMAWWAADDYYADDSDLGADPMLLPPRLVLAMTALDPPPPAGEFTPPVEEAIAEDRVLVAFSKAIDYLGQYATPEQVQRTCYATFSMFVSWGAYAAWRYTDEYPPAWKYLAARQHDSFYTSMTLIDPIGGYVLPGDLFFEPRVRHAAFLAGIASLLVNDLLSVNKDLADEQPPVNMVLQIAADRGCSIKEATEITVKLHNDLVHDFQERHRKLQTVPNMELQRFLRGLRGWMGGGFEWHNSSPRYKTKTSEK; translated from the coding sequence ATGAAAGATACCAACCTGGATAATACGAGTACCCCATTTTTATTCGGTCCGACTGGCCTCGGTACATCCGCCGCTCGCTTTGTGAGCGAGCTAGCCAAGGCTGCTCGTGCCGGTAACCTGGAACCACGGCTGCCCCAGGCAGACCTCGCCCCGGCGGGGGACCTCGATCCGGCCTATGCAGAGAGAGCCTGGGGCGATGGGACTGCCTCGCCGCTCTACTGCCCCATTACCGAGCGATTCAACGAGCCGCTGGCGGACGAGGTAGACGATCGGCTGGCGGCCTGGGCACTAGAGTGCGGGTTCGATGAGGACGAGGTGGAGAAGATTCGTAAGGTACGGTTCGGACGGCTGGTTATGCTGGCCCACCCGGACTGCGACGACCCAGATCGGCTGTTGATCGGTGCCAAGCTGAACATGGCCTGGTGGGCTGCCGACGACTACTACGCCGACGACAGCGATCTCGGTGCGGATCCAATGTTGCTGCCCCCACGTCTCGTCTTGGCGATGACCGCCTTGGACCCGCCACCCCCGGCGGGAGAATTTACCCCACCGGTGGAGGAAGCGATCGCCGAAGATCGGGTGCTGGTGGCCTTCAGTAAGGCCATCGACTACTTGGGCCAGTACGCCACGCCGGAGCAAGTCCAGCGCACCTGTTACGCCACCTTCTCTATGTTTGTCTCTTGGGGTGCCTATGCGGCATGGCGCTACACCGACGAGTACCCGCCAGCTTGGAAGTATCTAGCCGCGCGCCAGCACGACAGCTTCTACACCTCCATGACGCTAATCGACCCCATCGGAGGGTACGTCCTCCCAGGGGATCTTTTCTTCGAGCCGCGCGTCCGTCACGCAGCGTTCTTGGCCGGGATAGCCTCGCTCCTGGTCAACGATCTCCTTTCCGTCAATAAGGATCTGGCAGACGAGCAGCCACCGGTCAACATGGTGCTACAGATTGCGGCGGATCGGGGTTGCTCTATTAAAGAGGCGACAGAGATCACCGTCAAACTCCACAACGACCTGGTTCATGATTTTCAGGAGCGCCACCGGAAACTCCAGACCGTGCCCAACATGGAACTTCAACGCTTCCTGCGCGGGTTGCGCGGATGGATGGGCGGCGGGTTTGAATGGCACAACAGTAGCCCGCGGTATAAGACTAAAACGAGTGAAAAATAA
- a CDS encoding family 2B encapsulin nanocompartment shell protein, with translation MVEEVNLNGQAIPMQSSLSTDAARKLATTAKTTPQMQGISSRWISRRLPWVELRGGSYRVNQRLTYALGDGRVTFTNVGSTIRVIPQELREMALLREFDEEMVLNALADRFVQQEFQPGDVLVEKGTPADQIVLIARGKVSKIGTGKYGDEVELAVLTDGDHFTYQAIIESGDLWDFTMKAITRCTVLMLTQGAFEEVVASSESLRAHIEEFKARPPKAQDTHGQAAIALAAGHTGEPVLPTTFVDYETSPREYELSLVQTVLRIHTRVADLYNEPMDQIEQQLKLTVHELRERQEYELVNNQEFGLLHNADLSQRFPTRNGPPHPDDMDELIARRRNSQYIFAHPRAIAAFARQCNRMGLYLESIDVGGNRIPAWRGIPIYPCGKIPINKTTRTTSIIVMRIGEDNQGVVGLRPAELPEQYEPGLNVRFMGINEKAIISYLVSNYFSAAILVPDAVGILEDVEIGR, from the coding sequence ATGGTAGAAGAAGTGAATCTTAACGGGCAGGCTATACCGATGCAGTCGAGCTTGAGTACAGATGCGGCGCGCAAGTTAGCCACAACCGCCAAGACTACTCCGCAGATGCAGGGCATCAGCTCGCGCTGGATCAGCCGCCGGTTGCCCTGGGTGGAACTGCGCGGCGGCTCCTACCGGGTCAACCAGCGTTTGACCTATGCGCTGGGCGATGGCCGAGTGACCTTTACCAATGTGGGGTCCACCATACGAGTGATCCCGCAAGAGTTGCGCGAAATGGCTCTGTTGCGCGAGTTTGACGAGGAAATGGTGTTGAACGCGCTGGCAGATCGCTTTGTGCAGCAGGAGTTTCAACCTGGTGATGTGCTGGTGGAAAAGGGAACCCCCGCCGACCAGATTGTGCTGATTGCCCGTGGCAAGGTCAGCAAAATCGGTACGGGCAAGTATGGCGATGAGGTGGAGCTTGCGGTGTTGACCGATGGCGATCACTTCACCTACCAGGCTATCATCGAATCCGGCGATCTCTGGGACTTCACCATGAAGGCGATTACGCGCTGCACGGTGTTGATGCTGACGCAGGGGGCGTTTGAAGAGGTGGTGGCTTCCTCTGAATCGCTGCGGGCCCACATCGAAGAATTCAAGGCCCGCCCGCCAAAAGCCCAAGATACACACGGTCAGGCCGCCATTGCGTTGGCTGCCGGTCATACAGGCGAACCCGTGCTGCCCACGACCTTTGTCGATTACGAGACCTCTCCGCGCGAATACGAGTTGAGCCTGGTGCAGACGGTGCTGCGTATCCATACCCGCGTTGCCGATCTCTACAACGAGCCTATGGACCAGATCGAACAACAGCTTAAATTGACTGTGCATGAGTTGCGCGAGCGCCAGGAGTACGAATTGGTTAATAATCAAGAGTTCGGCCTGCTGCACAACGCCGACCTCAGCCAACGCTTTCCCACCCGCAACGGCCCGCCTCACCCGGATGACATGGACGAGCTGATCGCTAGGCGGCGCAATTCACAGTACATTTTTGCCCACCCGCGTGCCATCGCCGCCTTTGCGCGTCAGTGCAACAGAATGGGTCTCTACCTGGAAAGTATCGATGTGGGTGGAAACCGCATTCCGGCCTGGCGTGGCATCCCCATCTATCCCTGTGGCAAAATCCCCATCAACAAAACGACCCGGACCACGTCGATCATCGTCATGCGTATCGGTGAGGACAATCAGGGCGTGGTGGGTCTTCGGCCTGCGGAGTTACCCGAGCAATATGAGCCAGGGTTGAACGTGCGCTTTATGGGCATCAACGAAAAGGCCATCATCTCCTATCTGGTCAGCAACTACTTCTCCGCCGCTATCCTTGTCCCCGACGCCGTCGGCATTCTCGAGGATGTCGAGATCGGGCGGTAA
- a CDS encoding helix-turn-helix transcriptional regulator, whose amino-acid sequence MPITCRLREMMAEKKLKQFEVAIATKLSPTIIGNLYHNQFRRIDCKTAEKLCHYFDCELGDLFQLLDQPSTSSVDSTPSKSRT is encoded by the coding sequence ATGCCGATCACTTGTAGACTACGGGAAATGATGGCGGAGAAGAAATTAAAGCAGTTTGAGGTGGCGATCGCCACTAAACTCAGTCCGACCATTATTGGCAACCTTTATCACAACCAGTTTCGCCGAATTGACTGCAAAACCGCAGAAAAACTCTGTCATTATTTTGATTGTGAGTTAGGTGACTTGTTTCAACTGCTCGATCAGCCCTCAACTTCGTCCGTGGATTCGACCCCATCCAAATCCAGGACTTAA
- a CDS encoding succinylglutamate desuccinylase/aspartoacylase family protein has product MSIDQKQLMGEIYLVPLCNPLSINQRYHHFSTGRYNPYDGRDWNRIFWDYKKEKENIFAFAQSQLNQHPETIRRQYLQKIQQSFPQRHQQIQSPLSVPFRILYRYQLQSLCLDANYIIDCHSATDRALDYLYCFSSREDSAKGFLFPHAVLMNDYDWDAFDEAFLKPWLALEKCLAELGQPIQFDVESWTLELGGGQQIQPESVANGVRGIKNYLAVKRMLDIPGFPLPETTAHQTQFHRKSEIQEYYAGSGGLVQNLVELGTVVKAGQLLYSLLSFNKEGLPPEAIAIYAQTPGLVFNTTTNHAVNQGEYILSGRNHRKKSPSNKSPGNG; this is encoded by the coding sequence ATCAGCATAGATCAAAAGCAACTCATGGGAGAAATTTATTTAGTCCCCCTCTGTAATCCTCTGAGCATTAATCAGCGATATCATCACTTTTCTACCGGGCGATATAATCCTTATGATGGCCGAGACTGGAATCGAATTTTTTGGGACTATAAAAAAGAAAAAGAAAATATTTTCGCCTTTGCCCAATCGCAACTGAATCAGCACCCAGAAACCATTCGGCGACAATATTTACAAAAAATTCAACAGAGTTTTCCCCAACGACATCAACAAATTCAGTCTCCCTTGAGTGTGCCTTTTCGGATTCTTTATCGATATCAATTACAATCCTTATGTCTCGATGCCAATTACATCATTGACTGCCACAGTGCCACCGATCGAGCCTTAGATTACCTCTATTGTTTTTCCAGTCGAGAAGACAGTGCTAAAGGGTTTTTATTCCCTCATGCCGTCTTAATGAATGACTATGATTGGGATGCCTTTGATGAAGCCTTTCTCAAACCGTGGTTAGCCTTGGAAAAATGTTTAGCCGAATTAGGTCAGCCAATCCAGTTTGATGTCGAATCCTGGACATTAGAATTAGGAGGGGGTCAGCAAATCCAGCCAGAGTCCGTAGCTAATGGCGTCCGAGGAATTAAAAATTACTTAGCGGTCAAAAGGATGTTAGACATTCCGGGTTTTCCCCTCCCGGAAACCACTGCCCATCAAACCCAATTTCATCGCAAAAGTGAAATCCAGGAATATTATGCTGGATCTGGTGGATTGGTGCAAAATTTGGTGGAGTTGGGAACTGTAGTTAAAGCGGGACAGTTGCTTTATTCCCTACTTAGTTTTAATAAAGAAGGTCTGCCACCAGAGGCGATCGCTATTTATGCCCAAACTCCCGGCTTAGTCTTCAATACCACCACCAATCATGCCGTCAACCAAGGGGAATATATCTTATCGGGCCGGAATCACCGGAAAAAATCACCCAGTAACAAATCACCCGGTAACGGATAA